From Minwuia thermotolerans, the proteins below share one genomic window:
- a CDS encoding Crp/Fnr family transcriptional regulator, giving the protein MQSAPFDSTKLRCNMCAIRHRAVCGALSDEEISSINAIAKRRLYKPGDMILNADDHVDFFANIVSGAVKLTKMLGDGRQQIVGLQFAPDFLGRAYKERSPYFAEAATDVELCLFPRKAFEGLLKEKPGLEMRLFQDTLNELDAARDWMLLLGRKTASEKVASFVEMIARRTPMIGCSHTDEDPDNVHVFLPLSRSEIADYLGLTIETVSRQIGKLKSAGILRLHASREFSVRDMATLREAANIDEE; this is encoded by the coding sequence ATGCAGTCCGCACCTTTCGACAGCACGAAGCTCCGATGCAACATGTGTGCGATCCGTCATCGGGCGGTTTGCGGCGCACTTTCGGACGAGGAAATTTCGTCGATCAACGCGATTGCCAAGCGCAGGCTATACAAGCCCGGCGACATGATCCTGAACGCCGATGACCATGTGGACTTCTTCGCCAACATTGTTTCCGGCGCCGTCAAGCTGACCAAGATGCTGGGCGATGGCCGTCAGCAGATCGTCGGCCTGCAGTTCGCGCCCGACTTTCTGGGCCGCGCCTACAAGGAGCGGAGCCCCTATTTCGCCGAGGCGGCGACCGACGTCGAGCTCTGCCTCTTCCCGCGGAAGGCTTTCGAAGGTCTGCTCAAGGAAAAGCCGGGTCTGGAAATGCGGCTGTTCCAGGACACCCTGAACGAGCTCGATGCCGCGCGCGACTGGATGCTGCTGCTGGGCCGCAAGACCGCCTCGGAAAAGGTTGCGAGCTTCGTCGAGATGATCGCACGGCGCACGCCCATGATCGGCTGCAGCCATACAGACGAGGATCCCGACAACGTCCACGTCTTCCTGCCGCTCAGCCGCAGCGAGATCGCCGATTATCTGGGACTGACGATCGAGACGGTGAGCCGCCAGATCGGCAAGCTGAAGTCTGCCGGCATCCTTCGGCTTCATGCCAGCCGGGAGTTCTCCGTCCGGGACATGGCCACCCTCAGGGAAGCCGCCAACATCGACGAGGAATAG
- a CDS encoding universal stress protein: MAIKDILLHLDPATDMEADISAAIGIAETNDAHLAALYTAASMPAWPAYTYAGLPGDVLDTIESHEARAAEDIRATYEKAIGRSSLSVDFRHTRVYSAEVAETVARHARHADLLVMGQSKPDEPRAGGAEVVEEAVLGAGRPVLVLPYVGNRKSMGTNVIVGWDGSREAARALNDALPFMKNAKTVHVMIVNPDANAANYSELPGADISLHLARHGLKVDLITEKASGIDPANLILSRASDIGADLLVMGAFGHSRIRESLFGGVSRSILRQMTLPVLMSH, encoded by the coding sequence ATGGCGATCAAGGATATATTGCTACATCTCGATCCGGCGACGGACATGGAGGCCGACATCTCGGCAGCCATCGGCATCGCCGAAACCAACGACGCCCATCTCGCGGCGCTCTATACGGCGGCGTCGATGCCCGCTTGGCCGGCCTACACCTATGCGGGGCTGCCCGGCGACGTGCTGGACACGATCGAGAGCCACGAGGCGCGGGCCGCCGAGGACATCCGCGCGACCTATGAGAAGGCCATCGGCCGGTCCTCCCTCAGCGTCGACTTCCGCCATACGCGTGTCTACAGCGCCGAAGTGGCCGAAACGGTGGCGCGGCACGCCCGCCACGCAGACCTGCTGGTGATGGGCCAGTCGAAGCCCGACGAGCCCCGCGCCGGCGGCGCCGAGGTCGTCGAGGAAGCGGTGCTGGGCGCCGGGCGGCCCGTGCTGGTCCTGCCCTATGTCGGCAACCGCAAGTCCATGGGCACCAATGTCATCGTCGGCTGGGACGGCAGCCGGGAAGCCGCACGCGCGCTGAACGACGCCCTGCCCTTCATGAAGAACGCCAAGACCGTTCACGTCATGATCGTCAACCCCGATGCCAACGCCGCGAACTACAGCGAACTGCCCGGCGCGGACATCTCCTTGCATCTCGCCCGGCACGGCCTGAAGGTGGACCTGATCACGGAGAAGGCGTCCGGCATCGACCCGGCCAACCTGATCCTCTCGCGGGCCTCCGATATCGGCGCCGATCTGCTGGTCATGGGCGCGTTCGGGCACTCGCGCATCCGCGAATCCCTGTTCGGCGGCGTCAGCCGCAGCATCCTCCGGCAGATGACCCTGCCGGTCCTGATGTCCCACTAG
- a CDS encoding Lin0512 family protein, producing the protein MSGPRVILEMGAGTDLHGGDYTKAAVRAVQDALQHSSLTFVRVLGLDPASLAVDVTIGVARPDKVDTEAVKRALPVGRVSVRAVTGGLDVPDEDGKDRAVIASAAIEVRLPAPA; encoded by the coding sequence ATGAGCGGGCCGCGGGTGATTCTGGAGATGGGCGCAGGCACCGACCTGCATGGCGGCGACTACACCAAGGCGGCGGTCCGCGCGGTGCAGGACGCGCTGCAGCACAGTTCGCTGACCTTCGTGCGCGTGCTGGGTCTCGACCCTGCGAGCCTTGCGGTCGACGTCACCATCGGCGTGGCGCGTCCCGACAAGGTCGATACGGAAGCTGTGAAGCGGGCGCTGCCCGTGGGCCGGGTCAGCGTGCGCGCCGTGACCGGCGGCCTGGACGTCCCCGACGAGGATGGAAAGGACCGGGCGGTCATCGCCAGCGCCGCGATAGAGGTGCGGCTTCCGGCGCCGGCGTAG
- a CDS encoding Lin0512 family protein — MAWRRVVLEIGMGTDIRGGDATKAAVRALKDALWRNSLTVAPALGQSSDAMRVEVRIGAPRPETVDRDAVLAVLPHGTGTVEVMAGGLEIPNDAGDDVTVMAHAAAAVYLDLDEGARA; from the coding sequence ATGGCGTGGCGGCGGGTGGTTCTTGAAATCGGCATGGGGACGGACATCCGCGGCGGTGACGCCACGAAGGCGGCCGTCCGGGCGCTGAAGGACGCGTTGTGGCGGAACTCGCTGACGGTGGCGCCCGCGCTGGGCCAGAGTTCGGACGCCATGCGCGTCGAGGTGCGCATCGGCGCGCCGCGACCCGAGACGGTCGACCGCGACGCGGTGCTGGCGGTGCTGCCGCATGGTACGGGCACGGTCGAAGTCATGGCCGGTGGCCTGGAAATTCCGAATGACGCGGGCGACGACGTCACGGTGATGGCGCATGCGGCCGCCGCCGTCTATCTGGACCTCGACGAGGGCGCGCGGGCATGA